The following are encoded together in the Triticum dicoccoides isolate Atlit2015 ecotype Zavitan chromosome 6B, WEW_v2.0, whole genome shotgun sequence genome:
- the LOC119324229 gene encoding F-box/LRR-repeat protein At3g26922-like translates to MDPPLWVEQLMHSCLPASPVSATASLSASTSTSDQDGGGEDRISALPNDLLCNVVSRLPVKDAARTGALSQRWRGLWRAAPLVLDDAHLLPDAAAAFRVLASHPGPFRSVRLVHNLIDESNKDALLAEWLRLLADKGVEDLILANDPCSRGAMPVQLPPSLLSCGASLRRLYLGLWLFPFTVDLPRGPGVFPDLQELGICHGITLERDLDYMLACSPKLEILALIGTFCLPNRVRVLHQSLRCMVLWHSLVDEVSAMAAPHLQRLIIYCTNPTGPGTTIKVKIGCAPQLAVLGYLDTAKHVLEIGDTIIKAGVTKVCPSTVVPSVKVLALKVRFRVAAEVKTLLGFLRCFPEVETLHIMASDNDTDYYDDHGEVKVRDRLNSTFWQRVGPIGCVQSRVKRVVFDQFTGGTNEVGFLKLVLGRAVLLQKVTFVLARPDSVAMSEAMCKLQPLASKRMWATQVVDNPSFEVSGRVAGHLCWYKEASDLSITDPFISMLRLY, encoded by the exons atGGATCCGCCCCTCTGGGTCGAGCAACTCATGCACTCCTGCCTTCCAGCCTCCCCGGTTTCCgccaccgcctccctctccgcctccacctccacctctgaccaggacggcggcggcgaggaccgCATCAGCGCTCTCCCAAACGACCTCCTTTGCAATGTCGTCTCCCGCCTCCCCGTCAAGGACGCTGCCCGCACCGGCGCGCTCTCCCAGCGCTGGCGCGGCCTCTGGCGCGCCGCCCCGCTCGTCCTCGACGACGCCCACCTCCTCCCGGACGCCGCCGCGGCGTTCCGCGTCCTCGCCTCCCACCCGGGCCCCTTCCGCTCCGTCCGGCTCGTCCACAACCTCATCGACGAGTCCAACAAGGACGCGCTCCTCGCCGAGTGGCTCCGCCTCCTCGCCGACAAGGGCGTGGAGGATCTCATCCTCGCCAACGACCCTTGCTCCCGTGGAGCGATGCCCGTGCAGCTACCGCCGTCCCTCCTCAGCTGCGGCGCCTCGCTCCGCCGCCTCTACCTCGGCCTCTGGCTCTTCCCTTTCACCGTCGACCTCCCGCGCGGCCCCGGCGTCTTCCCCGACCTCCAGGAGCTCGGCATCTGTCACGGCATCACCCTGGAGCGCGATCTCGACTACATGCTCGCTTGCAGCCCCAAGCTGGAGATCTTGGCGCTCATCGGCACCTTCTGCCTCCCCAACCGCGTCCGCGTCCTCCACCAAAGCCTCCGTTGCATGGTGCTCTGGCATTCCCTTGTGGACGAGGTCAGCGCCATGGCCGCCCCGCACCTGCAGCGGCTCATCATCTACTGCACGAATCCCACTGGGCCTGGAACCACCATCAAGGTCAAAATTGGCTGTGCTCCTCAGCTCGCCGTGCTCGGCTACTTGGACACGGCCAAGCACGTGCTTGAGATCGGCGACACCATCATCAAG GCTGGGGTGACAAAGGTTTGCCCAAGTACAGTGGTTCCAAGCGTCAAGGTGTTAGCTCTCAAGGTGCGTTTCAGAGTCGCTGCTGAAGTGAAAACTTTGCTGGGCTTCTTGAGATGCTTCCCTGAAGTAGAGACCTTACACATTATGGCT TCCGACAATGACACTGACTACTATGATGACCATGGTGAAGTCAAGGTAAGGGATAGGCTCAATTCCACCTTCTGGCAGCGGGTCGGTCCGATCGGATGCGTGCAGTCGCGTGTCAAGAGGGTGGTGTTCGATCAGTTCACCGGGGGGACAAACGAGGTTGGGTTCCTGAAGCTGGTCCTTGGGAGAGCTGTGCTGCTGCAGAAGGTGACATTCGTGCTGGCCCGTCCGGATTCTGTGGCGATGAGTGAGGCCATGTGCAAACTCCAGCCGTTGGCTTCGAAGAGAATGTGGGCCACTCAGGTTGTGGACAATCCTTCCTTTGAAGTCTCTGGGCGTGTGGCAGGCCATTTATGTTGGTACAAAGAAGCATCTGATCTTTCTATCACCGACCCGTTCATTTCTATGTTAAGGCTGTACTGA